One Papaver somniferum cultivar HN1 chromosome 10, ASM357369v1, whole genome shotgun sequence genomic window carries:
- the LOC113317465 gene encoding cytochrome P450 89A2-like isoform X1 → MESLWFIIIVITLSLCATLFNLLHKTPKRLPPGPVSIPFITSFQWLRKPREALEPTLRSLKEKYGPIITLSIGHQKSIFITNSSLAHQALIQHGAIFGDRPPASATTKIASSNQHTISDACYGPLWRLFRKNLTLQILHPSKIKSFSPARKWVLNIIKSSVQKESNSGKTPVLVVDHLRFGMFCLLVFLCFGEKLDEEKIRQVEYVQTNFLLGFTRSEILNFFPKLGKFIFKKKWGDFSKWRSDQEEVLIPLIRSRQEQMKRSSGEIHDEKSSLGFCYVDSLLNLELPDEGGRKLTENEMVSLCSEFVDAGTDTTSTALQWILSNLVKYRDIQSKLYDEIRKISDDCDDDEIQEEDLMKLPYLKAVVLEGLRRHPPAHFGLDHAVTQDVGLDGYVVPKEAIVNFMLAEIGWDPKIWGEDSMIFKPERFLNEDDGSLNEEMSDVTGNKAIKMIPFGAGRRMCPASGLAVLHLEYFVANLIKKFKWSPKAGDDIDLTEKREFTTVMKNPLWAHVSPRKQD, encoded by the coding sequence ATGGAATCTCTATGGTTCATAATAATCGTAATCACACTCTCCTTATGTGCAACTTTATTCAATCTTCTTCATAAAACTCCAAAAAGATTACCACCTGGTCCTGTTTCAATCCCCTTCATAACAAGTTTCCAATGGCTTAGGAAACCACGCGAAGCTTTAGAACCAACTCTCAGAAGTCTCAAAGAAAAATATGGACCAATCATAACTTTATCAATTGGtcatcagaaatcaattttcattACCAACTCAAGTTTAGCTCATCAAGCCTTAATTCAACATGGAGCAATTTTTGGTGATCGTCCACCAGCATCAGCGACAACCAAAATTGCTTCAAGTAATCAACATACTATAAGTGATGCTTGTTATGGTCCATTATGGAGATTATTTCGGAAAAATCTTacgcttcagattcttcatccatCAAAGATCAAATCATTTTCACCGGCTCGAAAATGGGTGTTGAATATAATCAAGTCAAGTGTACAGAAAGAATCAAATTCAGGGAAAACCCCTGTTCTTGTGGTTGATCATCTTCGATTTGGTATGTTTTGTTTACTTGTTTTTTTGTGTTTTGGAGAAAAACTTGATGAGGAAAAAATCAGACAAGTTGAATATGTGCAGACAAATTTCTTACTGGGGTTTACTAGATCTGAGATTCTAAACTTTTTTCCAAAATTAGGAAAATTTATTTTCAAGAAAAAATGGGGAGATTTTTCGAAGTGGAGAAGTGATCAAGAAGAGGTACTAATTCCTTTAATTAGATCAAGACAAGAACAAATGAAGAGAAGCAGTGGTGAAATTCATGATGAGAAATCTTCCTTAGGGTTCTGTTATGTTGATTCATTATTGAATCTTGAATTACCTGATGAAGGTGGAAGAAAACTGACTGAAAATGAAATGGTCAGTTTGTGTTCGGAGTTTGTTGATGCAGGTACTGATACTACATCAACAGCTTTACAGTGGATTCTGTCTAATTTAGTGAAGTACCGAGATATTCAATCCAAACTATATGATGAAATCAGAAAAATATCtgatgattgtgatgatgatgagatacaagaagaagatttgatgaaactgccatATTTGAAAGCTGTAGTTCTGGAGGGACTAAGAAGACATCCACCtgcccattttggtttagatcatGCAGTTACTCAAGATGTTGGGTTAGATGGATATGTTGTACCAAAAGAAGCTATTGTGAATTTCATGCTAGCAGAAATTGGGTGGGACCCAAAAATATGGGGGGAAGATTCAATGATTTTTAAACCTGAGAGATTTTTGAatgaagatgatggtagtttgaaTGAAGAAATGTCAGATGTAACAGGTAATAAAGCGATTAAGATGATACCATTTGGAGCTGGTAGAAGAATGTGTCCTGCTTCTGGTTTGGCAGTGCTTCATCTCGAGTATTTTGTTGCTAATCTCATCAAGAAATTCAAGTGGTCGCCTAAAGCAGGCGATGATATAGATTTGACGGAGAAAAGAGAGTTTACAACGGTCATGAAGAATCCATTGTGGGCTCATGTTTCTCCAAGGAAACAAGATTAG
- the LOC113317465 gene encoding cytochrome P450 89A2-like isoform X2, whose amino-acid sequence MESLWFIIIVITLSLCATLFNLLHKTPKRLPPGPVSIPFITSFQWLRKPREALEPTLRSLKEKYGPIITLSIGHQKSIFITNSSLAHQALIQHGAIFGDRPPASATTKIASSNQHTISDACYGPLWRLFRKNLTLQILHPSKIKSFSPARKWVLNIIKSSVQKESNSGKTPVLVVDHLRFGKFIFKKKWGDFSKWRSDQEEVLIPLIRSRQEQMKRSSGEIHDEKSSLGFCYVDSLLNLELPDEGGRKLTENEMVSLCSEFVDAGTDTTSTALQWILSNLVKYRDIQSKLYDEIRKISDDCDDDEIQEEDLMKLPYLKAVVLEGLRRHPPAHFGLDHAVTQDVGLDGYVVPKEAIVNFMLAEIGWDPKIWGEDSMIFKPERFLNEDDGSLNEEMSDVTGNKAIKMIPFGAGRRMCPASGLAVLHLEYFVANLIKKFKWSPKAGDDIDLTEKREFTTVMKNPLWAHVSPRKQD is encoded by the exons ATGGAATCTCTATGGTTCATAATAATCGTAATCACACTCTCCTTATGTGCAACTTTATTCAATCTTCTTCATAAAACTCCAAAAAGATTACCACCTGGTCCTGTTTCAATCCCCTTCATAACAAGTTTCCAATGGCTTAGGAAACCACGCGAAGCTTTAGAACCAACTCTCAGAAGTCTCAAAGAAAAATATGGACCAATCATAACTTTATCAATTGGtcatcagaaatcaattttcattACCAACTCAAGTTTAGCTCATCAAGCCTTAATTCAACATGGAGCAATTTTTGGTGATCGTCCACCAGCATCAGCGACAACCAAAATTGCTTCAAGTAATCAACATACTATAAGTGATGCTTGTTATGGTCCATTATGGAGATTATTTCGGAAAAATCTTacgcttcagattcttcatccatCAAAGATCAAATCATTTTCACCGGCTCGAAAATGGGTGTTGAATATAATCAAGTCAAGTGTACAGAAAGAATCAAATTCAGGGAAAACCCCTGTTCTTGTGGTTGATCATCTTCGATTTG GAAAATTTATTTTCAAGAAAAAATGGGGAGATTTTTCGAAGTGGAGAAGTGATCAAGAAGAGGTACTAATTCCTTTAATTAGATCAAGACAAGAACAAATGAAGAGAAGCAGTGGTGAAATTCATGATGAGAAATCTTCCTTAGGGTTCTGTTATGTTGATTCATTATTGAATCTTGAATTACCTGATGAAGGTGGAAGAAAACTGACTGAAAATGAAATGGTCAGTTTGTGTTCGGAGTTTGTTGATGCAGGTACTGATACTACATCAACAGCTTTACAGTGGATTCTGTCTAATTTAGTGAAGTACCGAGATATTCAATCCAAACTATATGATGAAATCAGAAAAATATCtgatgattgtgatgatgatgagatacaagaagaagatttgatgaaactgccatATTTGAAAGCTGTAGTTCTGGAGGGACTAAGAAGACATCCACCtgcccattttggtttagatcatGCAGTTACTCAAGATGTTGGGTTAGATGGATATGTTGTACCAAAAGAAGCTATTGTGAATTTCATGCTAGCAGAAATTGGGTGGGACCCAAAAATATGGGGGGAAGATTCAATGATTTTTAAACCTGAGAGATTTTTGAatgaagatgatggtagtttgaaTGAAGAAATGTCAGATGTAACAGGTAATAAAGCGATTAAGATGATACCATTTGGAGCTGGTAGAAGAATGTGTCCTGCTTCTGGTTTGGCAGTGCTTCATCTCGAGTATTTTGTTGCTAATCTCATCAAGAAATTCAAGTGGTCGCCTAAAGCAGGCGATGATATAGATTTGACGGAGAAAAGAGAGTTTACAACGGTCATGAAGAATCCATTGTGGGCTCATGTTTCTCCAAGGAAACAAGATTAG